In the Palaeococcus pacificus DY20341 genome, one interval contains:
- a CDS encoding HAD family hydrolase, whose translation MLVLVDLDDTLCNTWEAAKYSVLRLLPHLLKKRKIRALIYILTQRYKELEQSKELHILDLDKLLEQFMERVYRKVSEKDLDEMLDLVDRTFFSNLKLYPDAKDFLEGLREMGAKIVLITDSSSYWQRKKLEYLDIKDYFDALIISGETGISKLDPHNFFLAKKMFPREDEIYMVGDRDETDMKGGKTIGATTILVKRGYFQARRPEYADYIVGDLREALEVIKREHEKRA comes from the coding sequence ATGTTGGTGCTGGTGGATTTAGACGATACCCTTTGCAACACATGGGAGGCAGCAAAATATAGCGTCTTAAGGCTCTTGCCTCACTTACTGAAAAAGAGGAAGATTAGAGCGCTCATATATATCCTAACTCAGCGGTATAAAGAGTTAGAGCAGTCAAAAGAGCTCCACATTCTGGATTTGGATAAGCTATTGGAACAGTTCATGGAAAGGGTTTATAGAAAAGTTTCGGAGAAAGACTTAGATGAAATGCTTGATTTGGTCGATAGGACATTTTTCTCAAATCTAAAGCTCTATCCGGATGCAAAAGACTTTCTGGAAGGCTTAAGGGAGATGGGAGCGAAGATAGTCCTCATAACTGATTCTTCATCATACTGGCAGAGAAAGAAGCTCGAGTATTTGGACATCAAAGACTATTTCGATGCTCTAATAATAAGCGGCGAGACTGGAATAAGCAAGCTTGATCCCCACAACTTCTTTTTGGCGAAGAAGATGTTTCCAAGGGAAGACGAAATTTACATGGTAGGGGATAGAGATGAGACCGACATGAAAGGAGGCAAGACTATTGGAGCAACAACTATACTTGTAAAGAGAGGCTACTTTCAAGCCAGACGGCCGGAGTATGCAGACTACATAGTGGGAGACCT
- a CDS encoding TIGR00304 family membrane protein, with amino-acid sequence MRGELLVIAGIVLIFTGFLMVFIGTMMSALSGESNVDVETGGVIMIGPIPIVFGTQKGATIAMLLAIVLMILWIAVALLGRRV; translated from the coding sequence ATGAGGGGAGAGCTTCTAGTAATAGCGGGAATAGTGCTGATATTCACGGGTTTCTTAATGGTCTTTATCGGCACAATGATGAGCGCACTTAGCGGCGAGTCTAATGTGGATGTTGAAACTGGAGGGGTTATAATGATAGGCCCCATTCCAATAGTCTTTGGAACTCAAAAGGGTGCTACGATAGCTATGCTCCTTGCAATAGTCCTGATGATTCTTTGGATAGCTGTAGCACTGTTGGGTAGGAGGGTGTGA